A DNA window from Leptolyngbya sp. KIOST-1 contains the following coding sequences:
- a CDS encoding potassium channel family protein, whose product MAVTSLTPRELPSSQRPHIIVCGLGRTGLRIFGLLRQQGARVVGVSYHPMPEVGGEIVVGELRSPTTLTHAGIHQAHTLVLATSDDALNLAILTQARILNPNIRIINRLFNIGLGERLDHTLPHHVSLSSAALAAPLFAFAARGNRAIGQLRLFEQTWPMYEEVIDAAHPWYGKPLKALWNNRSQLLIHYHSARRPIDLVTAVVTGEVLQAGDRLVIATQPQQPLLKSRHVAQFWQRLLVTLDHGRRRARATLLVILALLITIGLATFTYLWHNLNTSWVDALYFSVGMITGAGGQEQVAENASSAIKVFTAVMMLVGAGVIGICYALLNDFILGSHFQSLWSVARMPRQHHYIVCGLGGVGYRIALHLHQTGYKVAVIEQDVGNRFLPAVKALKIPVIIADANLTSTLETVNLASAQALLVVTSDDTVNLEIALTARSISPQVPAVVRIYDAEFARQVQQVFEFDQVLSPMDLAAPTFAAAALGGRILGNGMAGDLLWVAIATLITPHHPFYNQPIQTVAQTAHLVPLYIESAHRTLHGYDLLDVTLADGDVLYLTMPANRLDCLQYTPTPVAEEMTG is encoded by the coding sequence ATGGCCGTGACATCCTTAACGCCTCGGGAACTGCCCTCATCCCAGCGTCCCCACATCATTGTCTGCGGCCTGGGTCGCACGGGGTTGCGGATTTTTGGCCTGCTGCGGCAGCAGGGGGCCCGGGTGGTGGGGGTGAGCTACCATCCGATGCCAGAGGTGGGCGGCGAGATTGTGGTGGGGGAGCTGCGATCGCCCACTACGCTCACCCATGCGGGCATTCACCAGGCCCACACCCTGGTGCTGGCCACCTCTGATGACGCTCTCAACCTGGCCATCCTGACCCAAGCGCGCATCCTCAACCCCAACATTCGCATCATCAATCGGCTGTTCAACATTGGCCTGGGGGAGCGCCTGGATCACACCCTGCCTCACCATGTAAGCCTCAGCTCGGCGGCGCTGGCGGCTCCGCTGTTTGCCTTTGCGGCGCGGGGCAACCGGGCGATCGGTCAGCTACGTCTGTTTGAGCAGACCTGGCCCATGTACGAGGAGGTGATCGACGCCGCCCATCCCTGGTATGGCAAACCCCTCAAAGCCTTGTGGAACAATCGATCGCAGCTGTTGATTCACTACCATTCGGCCCGCCGACCGATCGACCTGGTAACGGCGGTGGTAACGGGGGAGGTATTGCAGGCGGGCGATCGCCTGGTGATAGCTACCCAGCCCCAGCAGCCCCTGCTCAAGTCTCGCCACGTGGCCCAGTTTTGGCAGCGGCTACTGGTCACCCTGGACCACGGTCGACGCCGCGCCCGGGCCACCCTACTGGTGATTCTGGCGCTGCTGATCACCATTGGCCTGGCCACCTTTACCTACCTCTGGCACAACCTCAACACCAGCTGGGTGGATGCCCTCTACTTCTCGGTGGGCATGATCACCGGTGCTGGTGGCCAGGAACAGGTGGCCGAAAACGCCTCCTCGGCGATCAAAGTGTTCACCGCCGTGATGATGCTGGTGGGAGCGGGGGTGATCGGCATCTGCTATGCGCTGCTGAACGACTTTATTCTGGGATCCCACTTCCAGAGCCTGTGGAGCGTAGCCCGCATGCCCCGCCAGCATCACTACATTGTCTGCGGGCTGGGGGGCGTGGGCTACCGGATTGCCCTTCACCTGCACCAAACCGGGTACAAGGTAGCGGTGATCGAGCAGGATGTGGGCAATCGCTTTTTGCCCGCGGTCAAGGCGCTCAAAATTCCGGTCATCATCGCCGATGCCAACCTGACCTCCACCCTGGAAACCGTCAACCTGGCCTCGGCCCAGGCCCTGCTAGTGGTCACCAGCGACGACACCGTCAATTTAGAAATTGCCCTTACCGCCCGCAGCATTAGCCCCCAGGTGCCCGCCGTGGTGCGAATCTACGATGCCGAGTTTGCCCGGCAGGTGCAGCAGGTGTTTGAGTTTGACCAGGTGCTCAGCCCCATGGACCTGGCCGCCCCCACGTTCGCCGCCGCCGCCCTGGGGGGCCGCATTCTCGGCAACGGCATGGCCGGGGATCTGCTGTGGGTGGCGATCGCGACGCTGATCACGCCCCACCATCCTTTCTACAACCAACCCATCCAGACCGTGGCCCAAACTGCCCACCTGGTGCCGCTGTACATTGAGTCGGCCCACCGCACCCTGCACGGCTACGACTTGCTGGACGTCACCCTGGCCGATGGCGACGTGCTCTACCTCACCATGCCCGCCAACCGGCTCGACTGCCTGCAGTACACCCCTACACCCGTGGCAGAGGAAATGACAGGGTAA